A single genomic interval of Chryseobacterium paludis harbors:
- a CDS encoding DUF6814 family protein, with protein sequence MNGLKKILGILWILIALVVGYFGITVLGIPKITSGKQEDLVFGIIILFVLMPIISGGLAIFGYYALTGEYSDDKI encoded by the coding sequence ATGAACGGACTAAAAAAAATATTAGGCATTCTATGGATTTTAATTGCTTTGGTTGTGGGCTATTTTGGGATAACCGTATTAGGTATTCCAAAAATAACCTCAGGAAAGCAGGAGGATCTGGTATTTGGCATTATTATCCTTTTTGTATTGATGCCAATTATTTCAGGTGGACTAGCCATTTTTGGTTATTATGCTCTAACAGGAGAATATTCTGACGACAAAATTTAA
- a CDS encoding MFS transporter — translation MSDTHHENYENMTEKQKNRTIWSVITASSLGTLIEWYDFYIFGSLAVVLATKFFPSDNPTAAFLSTLATFAAGFVVRPFGALFFGRLGDIIGRKYTFLVTLLIMGFSTFLIGCIPSYETIGFMAPVLVLILRLLQGLALGGEYGGAATYVAEYAQPHRRGYWTSWIQTTATAGLFISLIVILITKNTLSAEEFDGWGWRVPFWISILMVGVSYVIRKNMKESPLFAKAKSEGKTSKNPLKESFGNKYNFKFVLLALFGAAMGQGVIWYTGQFYAMSFLQKVMNVESAQVDSLMATALLLGTPFFVFFGWFSDKVGRKAIMMTGMLVAILAYRPIYDSMYKSVNIESKTIATNGITEKRTAKIHKDIASDSLVTFHKETLFTDGTLIKKDSIVHWSASGPVIKDGKTEEPKVSQSLKLNDDTKWYLVFMVFIQVIFVTMVYGPIAAFLVEMFPVRIRYTSMSLPYHIGNGVFGGLLPAVATYLVTAGKDAGHPTWYLQGLWYPIGVAGVCLLIGLFYLKRKNNNIHD, via the coding sequence ATGAGCGATACTCATCATGAAAATTACGAGAATATGACTGAAAAGCAGAAAAACAGAACCATCTGGAGTGTTATTACTGCATCATCTCTCGGAACATTGATAGAATGGTATGATTTCTATATTTTCGGAAGTTTAGCCGTTGTATTGGCTACCAAATTCTTTCCATCAGACAATCCTACAGCTGCATTTTTATCTACTTTAGCGACTTTCGCAGCGGGATTTGTAGTGAGACCATTTGGAGCTTTATTCTTTGGAAGATTGGGAGATATTATCGGAAGGAAATATACTTTTCTTGTCACACTATTAATCATGGGGTTTTCCACTTTCTTAATCGGATGTATTCCAAGTTATGAAACCATTGGATTCATGGCTCCTGTTCTGGTTTTAATTTTAAGATTATTACAGGGATTAGCATTAGGAGGCGAATACGGGGGTGCTGCCACTTATGTTGCTGAATATGCACAACCACATCGAAGAGGATATTGGACCTCATGGATCCAGACTACCGCAACGGCAGGGTTATTTATTTCATTGATTGTTATTCTAATCACTAAAAATACCCTTTCAGCAGAAGAATTTGATGGCTGGGGTTGGAGAGTTCCATTCTGGATCTCTATTCTAATGGTTGGCGTTTCTTATGTCATCAGAAAAAACATGAAAGAATCTCCTCTTTTTGCAAAAGCTAAAAGTGAAGGTAAAACCTCTAAAAATCCTTTAAAAGAAAGTTTTGGAAATAAATACAATTTCAAATTTGTTTTACTGGCCTTATTCGGAGCTGCGATGGGACAAGGAGTCATCTGGTATACGGGACAGTTTTATGCAATGAGCTTCCTGCAAAAGGTAATGAATGTTGAATCTGCACAGGTAGATTCACTAATGGCTACGGCCTTACTTTTAGGAACTCCATTCTTTGTATTCTTTGGGTGGTTTTCTGATAAGGTTGGTCGAAAAGCCATTATGATGACCGGAATGCTGGTTGCTATTTTAGCCTACCGTCCTATTTATGACAGCATGTATAAAAGTGTTAATATAGAAAGTAAAACCATTGCCACAAACGGAATTACAGAAAAGAGAACTGCTAAAATCCATAAAGATATCGCAAGCGACAGCCTGGTCACCTTCCATAAGGAAACGCTGTTTACAGATGGTACTTTAATTAAAAAAGACAGCATCGTTCATTGGTCAGCAAGTGGTCCGGTAATAAAAGACGGTAAAACGGAAGAACCAAAAGTTTCTCAATCGTTGAAACTTAATGACGACACGAAATGGTATCTGGTCTTTATGGTTTTTATTCAGGTGATATTTGTAACCATGGTTTATGGACCCATAGCAGCATTCCTTGTAGAAATGTTCCCGGTACGAATCCGCTACACCTCAATGTCATTACCTTACCATATTGGTAATGGGGTATTTGGAGGACTTCTTCCGGCAGTGGCTACTTATCTGGTAACAGCAGGAAAAGATGCCGGCCATCCTACCTGGTATCTTCAGGGGCTTTGGTATCCTATAGGAGTTGCAGGCGTCTGTTTGTTGATCGGATTATTTTATCTTAAAAGGAAAAACAATAATATTCACGATTAG
- a CDS encoding porin — protein MKKILTFIGLALISNSLYSQGSPDYGNGLKINLNPEGDKFVRFILWDQFWLRNSQMNPGSMVGGEPTDNTWSVGNRRLRALAYAQVTKRYMILLHFGINNQTFINGGATGTTGTGGYGNGKKPQLFFHDAWNEYAVIMPGEAGKFSLTLGAGLHYYMGLSRMTMASTLNFLTLDSPVFSWPLIDSSDQFARQLGMFAKGKYGKLEYRLSLNKPFATDLVPVNVTDPSRAVAVDNNGNPSFSKAGYLEYQFLDEESNTLPFKVGSYLGTKRVFNVGAGFYHQADGTRTSVNSNIEKHDITLLAVDAFADIPLGNAKNKMAVSAYAGYYNYQFGPNYVRNLGTMNIAATDPNFVGQKSIAGPGNLQPTIGTGNIIYAQAGLLLPSQAEKPKIRIQPFAAYTHKNFEAFDKSSSQFDVGANWFIDGHHAKITTQYSTRPVYYNPTEKPKSKGEFIVQFQIYL, from the coding sequence ATGAAGAAAATACTCACTTTTATTGGATTAGCTCTAATCAGTAATTCTCTATACTCCCAAGGATCACCAGATTATGGAAATGGGTTAAAAATAAATCTAAATCCAGAGGGAGATAAATTTGTCAGATTCATTTTATGGGACCAGTTCTGGCTAAGAAATTCCCAAATGAATCCCGGAAGTATGGTTGGAGGCGAACCCACAGACAATACCTGGAGCGTAGGAAACCGAAGACTTCGGGCCTTAGCCTATGCACAGGTCACCAAAAGATATATGATCTTGCTTCATTTCGGAATTAACAATCAAACCTTTATTAATGGCGGAGCAACAGGAACAACAGGAACAGGTGGTTACGGAAATGGGAAAAAGCCACAGCTTTTTTTCCATGATGCATGGAACGAATATGCCGTAATTATGCCTGGAGAAGCAGGTAAATTCAGCCTAACCTTAGGAGCCGGTCTCCATTACTACATGGGATTATCCAGAATGACAATGGCCTCAACCCTCAATTTCCTTACCCTTGATTCTCCTGTTTTTTCATGGCCTTTAATTGATAGTTCCGATCAGTTTGCAAGACAGCTGGGAATGTTTGCTAAAGGAAAATATGGAAAACTTGAATACCGGTTAAGCTTAAATAAGCCCTTCGCTACTGATCTGGTTCCTGTAAATGTTACGGATCCTTCAAGAGCTGTTGCCGTAGACAATAACGGAAACCCTAGTTTCTCGAAAGCAGGATATTTAGAATATCAGTTTCTAGATGAGGAATCTAACACGCTTCCTTTCAAAGTTGGATCTTATCTCGGAACTAAAAGAGTATTCAATGTTGGCGCAGGTTTTTACCACCAGGCAGACGGTACAAGAACTTCAGTGAATTCCAATATTGAAAAACATGATATTACCCTTTTAGCTGTTGATGCTTTTGCAGATATTCCATTAGGAAATGCTAAAAATAAAATGGCTGTTTCAGCTTATGCCGGATATTATAATTATCAGTTCGGTCCTAATTATGTACGAAATCTAGGTACCATGAATATTGCTGCTACCGATCCAAATTTTGTTGGACAAAAATCAATTGCCGGTCCCGGAAATTTACAGCCTACGATCGGAACAGGTAATATTATCTACGCACAGGCCGGTTTACTATTACCAAGTCAGGCAGAAAAACCGAAGATCAGAATTCAACCTTTCGCAGCCTACACCCATAAGAATTTTGAAGCTTTTGATAAATCCTCTTCTCAATTTGATGTCGGAGCCAATTGGTTCATCGATGGTCATCACGCAAAGATTACCACACAGTATTCAACGAGACCTGTTTACTATAATCCTACTGAAAAACCAAAATCAAAAGGAGAATTTATTGTGCAGTTTCAGATTTATCTATAA
- a CDS encoding IS1/IS1595 family N-terminal zinc-binding domain-containing protein: protein MENKCPKCNSTNFVKSGVINEKQRFHCKDCKYYFTVKKIGKQIDDYYVTKALQLYLEGLSFREIERIIGVSHVTISSWIKKYNITRPPHSEFHPVYKILKQNELIEYMSNEENIKNSGLIITQFADKYMLIKWERFKK, encoded by the coding sequence ATGGAAAATAAATGTCCCAAATGCAATAGCACTAATTTCGTAAAAAGCGGGGTTATTAATGAGAAACAAAGATTCCATTGCAAAGACTGTAAGTATTATTTTACTGTAAAAAAAATAGGAAAACAAATTGATGATTATTACGTAACCAAAGCTCTCCAACTATACCTTGAGGGGCTAAGTTTTCGTGAAATAGAAAGAATTATCGGGGTTTCTCATGTCACGATCAGCTCGTGGATCAAAAAGTACAACATCACCAGACCGCCTCATTCTGAGTTCCATCCCGTATATAAAATTTTAAAACAAAATGAACTTATTGAATATATGTCCAATGAAGAGAATATTAAAAACTCCGGATTAATTATTACCCAATTTGCAGATAAATACATGTTGATCAAATGGGAACGATTTAAAAAATAA